AACACGCTCTTCATCTTCCCCTTCCGCGGCAATATCAGCGACACCCTGTGCCGTGTGCGCTCGTCTCTATGATCACGgggaaaaaagaatacaccTTCTATTCCTTCAAAAATCTCTGGAAGATACTCTGAATTCTGAACCACAACGAGTCAATAATATTTTCAATTCTATTATTCATTTATGTCTAATCCTTAATTCAAACGGTTTTCTGGGTCCGGATTGAATTTGGATTTCTGTATTAGCATTTGAAAATCTGATCGCAAAAAAATGGATTACGAGAAACCAAGTTTTGGTGCGATCGTGGGTAGTATTAACCGGCCATCATGGGGGGTTTTGCTTCTTCTGTTCGTTTTTGTGACAATTCTGTCCATGCAGCTCCGGACGGATTCAGTTTTTCCGGCAATGAAATCATTGGAACCGGCTATTTCGGATGTTTTCGAGGATCGGGAGAGCTGCGCCGGGTTTTTTCGTGACGTGCGGCCGAGGAAGGTAGTGATGTCTATAAAGGATTTCGGAGGAGTCGGAGACGGAAAGACCTCAAACACCGAAGCGTTCCGGAAAGCCGTCCGATACATGGAAGGTCTCGGAGGGAAAGGTGGGTCCCAGTTGAATGTGCCCAAGGGGACGTGGCTCACTGGGAGTTTTAATCTCACCAGTAATTTCACCCTCTTCCTCCAACAAGGTGCTCTCATTCTGGGCTCTCAGGTATAAGGTcaattatgttttatttaattttcttcgcTAATAATAATCAATGGGAAACTATATTATAAGATGCAATCTTCAATGGGGTGGCTCACTGTCTTGCAAAGAGGGGAGTTTATTCTTGTTCTACTTATGTGTGGCATGGAGAGGTTCCCCCAGATTTGGTTTGCATGGTGGATAGAGACTGTGCTTTGGGAGACAGGGGAAGCTCTCTTGTTTCTTGATTAGGATGGTGTTGTCTTTTGTTATTCTTGCTTTGTgcttttgcttcttttcttgGTCTGGCTTCAGTCTTCGTCTTCCTATGGGAAGAGAAGTTGTTCTCCAGTTGTGTTTCGGTTGGTTTTGCCCtccaaaaatgttagggatcctagTAAAGGGACCCAAGTCATCCTAGTAATGAATAATTCCCCTTTATTTCATTGATGTAAGTGTGGGGCTCACGAAAATtggtgattgaaccagagagtaACACATCCATTACTGTGATGGGATTCCTAATTCCCTAGCACTTCTGTTTGCTCTCGGATCTTCGAccttaagaagaaaaaaaaagcaatctTACTCTACTAGCTTTCTTATATGTATTTCAGCGATATGTGCATGTCTACTGTGGCAATGGAAGGGTTTTTGCCCTTTGCGTTTTGTTGGGTGGCTCCACGACGTGTTTCAAGTATGCAAAAGAAGAATATATGCTTTGTTGAAATTTGGGTAGATAGTGGAGGCAGAAACAAATATGCCTTTTTTCTTCAAAGAAGGAAGAAAGATGGCATAAATTAACGTGTAAGCGGCAACAATGGGGACCCATCTAATAGAGTTAATTATATTGTTGCTTATAGGAGGACAGGTTGGTGGCCTGACCTTGTTAATGATGTGTATTGACTGGGAATGTTATGTTCAAACTGTCCAAACCGCAGTATACAAAGACCCCCTCCCCGTTGAGAGTTATATTGAGATGATGTTTTTTTATTCCCGCTATTCCGAATGTTGTGATGGACGTACACGATTTCATATTGATCATATGGGGCATGCGGGTTCCACAATTTCACgtggatcatgtgcgtccataTCATCATTTGGGATAGCTGGAATAAAAAACATTGAGATCCTTAGCATTTTCGTATTGAGATTGTTTGTTTATGTGGTTTGAACAGGATCCAGATGAATGGCCTATTATAGAACCATTGCCTTCTTACGGGAGGGGAAGAGAGAGATTAGGAGGAAGACATATAAGCCTCATTCACGGAAATGGCCTCACCAATGTTGTCATTACAGGTACCAGAATTATCACTTTCTTATGCATATCAATCAAAGCATACACAATTTCTTCTTCTGAGTGCTGAACTTTTGTAAATGTGACAAAGGTGCTTTGGTAATAATGTCAGAGttaaataaacaagaaaaatagtTTCTTTTGTCCTAAAGTGAACCAGCCATTATAGTGCGAAaccctttttagtttttacagtTATGGTTTCTCAGGTTTTTCTATTTCTCCCACATTTTCATTCACTTATTTACTGCACTTGATTTTTCCTGTGTTGTCAATTAGTGAAAGTGTTTATGGATTGGTTTTCAGGGCAAAATGGGACTATTGATGGACAAGGGAAGATATGGTGGGAGCTGTGGTGGAACAGAACACTGAAGCACACCAGAGGCCACCTCCTTGAACTCATCAACTCTCATAACATCTTAATCTCCAATCTTACCTTCCTCAATTCTCCCTTTTGGACTGTCCATCCCGTTTACTGCAGGTTCAATATCTCCACCTTCTTGTCATGTATCGCATCCTGTTTCTTTTATCGCTTGTTC
This genomic stretch from Tripterygium wilfordii isolate XIE 37 chromosome 22, ASM1340144v1, whole genome shotgun sequence harbors:
- the LOC119991807 gene encoding probable polygalacturonase; this translates as MDYEKPSFGAIVGSINRPSWGVLLLLFVFVTILSMQLRTDSVFPAMKSLEPAISDVFEDRESCAGFFRDVRPRKVVMSIKDFGGVGDGKTSNTEAFRKAVRYMEGLGGKGGSQLNVPKGTWLTGSFNLTSNFTLFLQQGALILGSQDPDEWPIIEPLPSYGRGRERLGGRHISLIHGNGLTNVVITGQNGTIDGQGKIWWELWWNRTLKHTRGHLLELINSHNILISNLTFLNSPFWTVHPVYCSNVVVRNMTILAPLNAPNTDGIDPDSSTNVCIEDCYIESGDDLVAVKSGWDQYGITMARPSSNIIVRRVAGTTPSCSGVGIGSEMSGGIYNVTVKDLHVWNSAAGVRIKTDKGRGGYIANITISRILMERVKIPIRFSRGSNDHPDEGWNPKAVPMVKGIFISDVVSLNSTKAPILLGIEDSSYESIYMKNVSLLGLPSSASWHCEFVSGFTDKVFPMPCPQLQKNGSLSW